A region from the Lolium perenne isolate Kyuss_39 chromosome 4, Kyuss_2.0, whole genome shotgun sequence genome encodes:
- the LOC127297577 gene encoding arsenate reductase 2.2 gives MCKPRQRKGRAGESLPSSASSPATARLRRRPEMARKGVSYVTAAEVVSMVSDPHVAIIDVRDEERICDAHIAGSHHYASDGFAERLPEIAEATRGKQTLVFHCALSQVRGPTCARMFSDYLSETKEDSAVKSITVLERGFNGWEHSGRPVCRCKDAPCKGVCS, from the exons ATGTGCAAACCGCGGCAGAGGAAGGGTCGGGCAGGAGAATCTCTCCCTTCCTCCGCATCctctccggcgacggcgaggctccGACGGCGGCCTGAGATGGCGAGGAAGGGGGTGTCGTACGTGACGGCCGCGGAGGTCGTGTCCATGGTCAGCGACCCCCACGTCGCAATCATCGACGTCAG GGACGAGGAGAGGATCTGCGACGCCCACATCGCCGGCTCGCACCACTACGCCAGCGATGGCTTCGCGGAGCGGCTGCCGGAGATCGCGGAGGCCACCAGGGGCAAGCAAACCCTCGTCTTCCACTGCGCCCTCAGCCAG GTGCGCGGTCCAACTTGTGCAAGAATGTTTTCTGACTATTTATCAGAGACCAAGGAAGATTCAGCCGTCAAGAGCATCACGGTCCTCGAACGTGGATTCAATGGATGGGAGCATTCAGGGAGACCTGTTTGCCGCTGCAAGGACGCTCCTTGCAAGGGTGTATGCTCTTGA
- the LOC139830401 gene encoding uncharacterized protein, protein MHQAILMVLWRAWELRNDIYHKKGKSTIENSAKFLISYANTWNSKDAAIEEADNTDKKGKKAMVEMKNEEKKDDTKCYWQHPPQGWIKVNVDGSFMQETENGSTGVVIRDHMGHTIMASGSILPRCSNAEEAEALALLEGCRLAKNWTRQPIIFESDCMTLVKAIQQKNDSRSRLRSIFSDFFHCSSDLPG, encoded by the coding sequence ATGCACCAGGCCATCCTTATGGTACTTTGGAGAGCATGGGAATTAAGAAATGACATCTACCACAAAAAAGGGAAATCTACCATTGAGAACTCTGCCAAATTCCTCATTTCTTATGCCAATACTTGGAATTCTAAAGATGCAGCCATTGAAGAAGCAGACAACACAGATAAAAAAGGAAAGAAAGCAATGGTcgagatgaagaatgaagaaaagaAAGATGACACGAAATGCTACTGGCAACATCCACCGCAAGGATGGATCAAGGTAAATGTTGACGGTTCTTTTATGCAGGAAACTGAAAATGGATCTACTGGAGTAGTTATCCGTGATCATATGGGACATACTATTATGGCGAGTGGCTCCATTCTCCCTAGATGTTCAaatgctgaagaagctgaagcattgGCACTACTGGAGGGATGTCGTTTGGCGAAAAACTGGACAAGACAACCTATCATTTTTGAGTCTGATTGTATGACGCTGGTGAAAGCTATCCAACAGAAGAATGATTCCAGGTCAAGGCTGAGGAGTATCTTCTCGGATTTCTTTCATTGTAGTTCTGATCTCCCTGGATGA